A window from Suncus etruscus isolate mSunEtr1 chromosome 18, mSunEtr1.pri.cur, whole genome shotgun sequence encodes these proteins:
- the E2F3 gene encoding transcription factor E2F3: MPLQQQAKRRLELGESGHQYLSDGLRTPKGKGRASLRSPDSPKKKTRYDTSLGLLTKKFTQLLSQSQDGVLDLNKAAEVLKVQKRRIYDITNVLEGIHLIKKKSKNNVQWMGCSLSEDGGTLAECQDLSKEVTELSQEEKKLDEMIQSCTLDLKLLTEDSENQRLAYVTYQDIQKISGLKDQTVIVVKAPPETRLEVPDPVESLQIHLASTQGPIEVYLCPEETETHSPMKTSPQDHNGNIPKPTSKDLASTNSGHSDCSISMANLSPLASPANLLQQTEDQIPSSLEGPFVNLLPPLLQEDYLLSLAESEGISDLFDAYDLEKLPLVEDFMCS; the protein is encoded by the exons GCAAAGCGAAGGCTGGAGCTCGGGGAAAGTGGTCACCAGTACCTCTCCGATGGTCTAAGGACCCCCAAGGGCAAGGGGAGAGCTTCACTCCGAAGTCCAGACAGTCCCAAAA AAAAAACACGGTATGATACATCCCTTGGTCTGCTCACCAAGAAGTTCACTCAGCTCCTGAGCCAGTCGCAGGACGGGGTCCTGGATCTGAACAAGGCGGCCGAGGTGCTCAAAGTGCAGAAGCGCAGGATCTACGACATCACCAACGTGCTGGAGGGCATCCACCTCATCAAGAAGAAGTCCAAGAACAATGTGCAGTGGAT GGGCTGCAGTTTGTCTGAGGATGGGGGCACGCTGGCCGAGTGTCAAGATCTGTCCAAAGAAGTGACTGAGCTCAGTCAGGAGGAGAAGAAATTAGATGAAATGATCCAAAGCTGCACCCTGGACCTCAAACTGTTAACCGAGGATTCAGAGAATCAAAG GTTAGCTTATGTTACATATCAAGATATTCAAAAAATTAGTGGCCTTAAAGACCAAACTGTTATAGTTGTGAAAGCCCCTCCAGAAACAAGACTTGAAGTGCCTGACCCAGTAGAG AGCCTACAAATACATTTGGCAAGTACTCAAGGGCCCATTGAGGTTTATTTGTGTCCAGAAGAGACGGAAACCCACAGTCCAATGAAAACAAGCCCCCAAGACCACAATGGGAATATCCCTAAACCCACTTCCAAAG ACTTGGCTTCAACCAACTCAGGACATAGCGATTGCTCGATTTCCATGGCGAACCTTTCTCCTCTGGCCTCCCCAGCCAACCTTCTCCAACAGACGGAGGACCAGATCCCCTCCAGCCTCGAGGGGCCTTTTGTGAACTTGCTGCCTCCGCTCCTGCAGGAAGACTATCTCCTTAGCCTGGCCGAGAGTGAGGGCATCAGCGACCTCTTCGACGCCTACGACTTAGAAAAGCTGCCACTGGTGGAAGACTTTATGTGCAGCTGA